From one Nitrospira sp. MA-1 genomic stretch:
- a CDS encoding alkaline phosphatase D family protein, with product MNMWIVPGAPLMEGQGWRIWCSKKGEGNFSPPQIEVRQKNATVPSENTWTLLPQLPGLKRRMGVMVLTLNTPGPPEGALYSVTLSTNQESQVFQWWTMPYHLAAQQVTFLFASCFWHNNDREGYYRSGLQELGQLAHPHFKLLLGDQVYGDWPNAWDLGDEGIELYAKRYAQYWGDEAYREALQICPNFFTCDDHEYWNDYPEKQIQLPQTWYSKNCKKYGGGAEDLYYQYQRCLNPDEARWYRFEINPVSFFMTDTRSERERCNDKGTSHFMSEEQWVALEAWQQGLTGPGVLGLGQPLFQKDGDFRDHSLSNFKQDYARLWRVIERSLAGQNAQQRPHDILILSGDIHTGRYAEAHGPISDAPYGVPEFIASPAAMINPGNTRPEAPPEKIRVLPNAEGKESVWRIDPHTNIDIMTIQNNVGLVRMVSGSQNGGSPRVRFELELWSLPAKVIEIDWDETAPPQGLGGPLRCLWKKELLLR from the coding sequence ATGAATATGTGGATTGTCCCGGGTGCGCCGTTGATGGAGGGCCAAGGCTGGCGGATTTGGTGTTCGAAAAAAGGGGAAGGCAACTTTTCTCCGCCGCAAATCGAGGTGCGGCAGAAGAATGCGACGGTCCCGTCAGAGAATACATGGACACTCCTCCCCCAACTTCCAGGATTGAAGCGGCGAATGGGCGTGATGGTCCTTACGCTCAACACTCCAGGTCCGCCAGAAGGCGCTCTCTATTCGGTCACCCTGTCAACAAATCAAGAGAGCCAGGTCTTTCAATGGTGGACGATGCCGTACCACCTCGCCGCTCAACAGGTGACCTTTCTGTTTGCCTCCTGCTTTTGGCATAACAATGATCGCGAGGGATATTACCGGTCCGGTCTTCAGGAGTTGGGCCAGTTGGCTCATCCGCACTTTAAATTATTACTGGGTGATCAGGTGTATGGAGACTGGCCGAATGCGTGGGATTTAGGCGATGAGGGCATCGAACTCTATGCGAAGCGATACGCCCAATATTGGGGAGATGAGGCCTATCGGGAAGCTTTACAAATCTGCCCGAACTTTTTTACCTGTGACGACCATGAATACTGGAACGATTATCCTGAAAAACAAATCCAATTACCTCAGACCTGGTATTCGAAGAATTGTAAAAAATACGGAGGAGGGGCTGAAGACCTCTATTACCAGTATCAACGATGTTTGAATCCTGACGAGGCTCGCTGGTACCGGTTTGAGATCAATCCGGTCTCGTTTTTTATGACCGACACCCGTTCAGAGCGCGAAAGGTGTAACGACAAAGGGACCAGTCATTTCATGTCAGAGGAACAGTGGGTGGCGCTGGAAGCCTGGCAACAGGGATTAACGGGGCCCGGAGTCTTGGGGCTGGGCCAACCACTCTTTCAAAAAGACGGGGATTTCCGTGACCATTCCTTGTCGAATTTCAAGCAGGACTACGCCCGTCTCTGGCGGGTGATCGAACGGTCCTTAGCCGGACAGAATGCCCAACAGCGGCCACATGACATCCTGATTCTGTCCGGGGATATTCATACGGGTCGATATGCGGAAGCCCATGGGCCAATTTCCGATGCCCCCTATGGGGTGCCGGAATTCATTGCCTCGCCGGCAGCCATGATCAATCCAGGTAATACCAGACCCGAAGCCCCGCCAGAAAAAATCCGGGTCCTTCCCAATGCGGAAGGAAAGGAGTCGGTGTGGCGGATCGATCCTCATACGAACATCGATATCATGACCATTCAAAATAATGTGGGTCTCGTGCGCATGGTGTCCGGAAGTCAGAATGGGGGATCGCCACGAGTCCGATTCGAATTGGAATTATGGAGTCTGCCGGCCAAGGTTATTGAAATTGATTGGGATGAAACCGCTCCACCTCAAGGTCTGGGTGGTCCCCTGAGGTGCTTGTGGAAGAAGGAGTTGTTGCTCCGGTAA